Genomic DNA from Streptomyces diastaticus subsp. diastaticus:
GGGCCGCCCACGTGGGAGAACGGCTGCGTCCGCCAGTCCAGTGTCTGCGGCAGCGTCAGCAGTACGGCGGCCTCCTGGGCGTGACGGCCCGTCTCCTCGCCGGCCGGGAGCGCCTGGCCGGCCGGGCGCCCCGTGCCGGAGCAGACCGTGAGCCCGAACGGATCCCACGGGGTGGCGCACAGGGCGTGCTGGGGCAGCGTCTCCTCGTCGGCGAGGAGGGCGATGGGCTGCGCGCAGTCGGGGCACACGACGCGGAACATCCCGAAGGTCTCGTACGTGTCGAGCTCCTCCTCGGACTCCTCGACCGGGTCGGGCACCAGCTCGACGGCGGGCTGCTGCCTGCTGCGGGCAGCACGATGGGAACGCTTGGAACTCTGCATGGGTTTCTCCCCCTCGGGTGGGCCGACAAGGCGACTGCGGCCTCGACCACAGCAAGCACTTCCCTGGGAGATCGACGGGTAATCACTTCGCAGGCCAGGACACGGCCGCACGGATGTGGCCTTGGTCACATGCCGGGCGCACTTCGCCGTGAACGGCGTAACGTTCGCGCCCCTGTCCGCGCGCGAGCACCCGTCGCACGCCGGGAAGGCGCGGGCCTCTGCTCCGGGCCGCCGTCCGCCCACTGGTCCTCGTATGCGGTCCGCCGCCGGCGCCCTGTAGGTTCTTGCGCCATGGAGGACCTGGACCGTCAGATCGTGCAGTTGCTCGTCACTGACGGGCGGATGAGCTACACCGACCTGGGCAAGGCCACGGGCCTGTCCACCTCCGCCGTGCACCAGCGGGTGCGCAGGCTGGAGCAGCGCGGGGTGATCCGGGGCTATGCCGCCGTGGTCGACCCGGAGGCGGTGGGGCTGCCGCTGACCGCCTTCATCTCGGTCAAGCCCTTCGACCCCAGCGCCCCTGACGACATCGCCGAACGCCTCGCGGGCGTCCCGGAGATCGAGGCGTGCCACAGCGTCGCGGGCGACGAGAACTACATCCTCAAGGTCCGCGTCACCGCCCCCGTCGCCCTGGAGGACCTCCTCTCCCGGGTCCGCTCCCTGGCCGGCGTCTCGACCCGCACCACCGTCGTCCTCTCCACCCCCTACGAGGCGCGCCCGCCGCAGCTCTGACCGCCCCGCCCGTGGGCGCGCGAAGGAGCGGACCGGACGCACGTCCCGGCGCACCACGGCGCGCGGGAGGCGCCCCCGCGCGCCGTGCCGGCCCCCCGAGGGGCGAGACTGTCCCCCATGAGTGACAGCACCGCCCCGCCCCGCCCCGGACCCGCCGCCACCCGCACCGTGCTGCTGCGCGGCGGCGAGGTGCACAGCCCCGCGGACCCGTTCGCCACCGCGATGGTCGTCGAGCGCGGACAGGTCGCCTGGGTCGGTTCGGAGGGCGCCGCCGACGCCTTCGCCGACGGTGTGGACGAGGTCGTGCACCTGGACGGCGCCCTG
This window encodes:
- a CDS encoding Lrp/AsnC family transcriptional regulator, yielding MEDLDRQIVQLLVTDGRMSYTDLGKATGLSTSAVHQRVRRLEQRGVIRGYAAVVDPEAVGLPLTAFISVKPFDPSAPDDIAERLAGVPEIEACHSVAGDENYILKVRVTAPVALEDLLSRVRSLAGVSTRTTVVLSTPYEARPPQL